One segment of Leguminivora glycinivorella isolate SPB_JAAS2020 chromosome 12, LegGlyc_1.1, whole genome shotgun sequence DNA contains the following:
- the LOC125231608 gene encoding uncharacterized protein LOC125231608: protein MWQVHSIFHVPHLLLYRRLGILTAFWSFVSVLLIIGAITEEEILYEVWIWYSSVYVPVMLIIMCIVMTASIWAMELKMMRAVAATVAVVFYLFMFYSIIFVQAEKRKIFSTTTPTTTTTTPCPWCPTCTTPKCTTPKKKKLLRTVELMLLHSSETTSTEKNTLSHELIVEEEITTKKTIRMLELMLLDRLR, encoded by the exons ATGTGGCAGGTGCATTCGATATTCCACGTGCCGCACCTGCTGCTGTACCGGCGGCTCGGGATCCTCACAGCCTTCTGGAGCTTCGTCAGCGTGCTACTTATCATTGGAGCTATCACG GAGGAAGAGATACTGTACGAGGTCTGGATCTGGTACTCATCGGTCTACGTGCCCGTGATGCTGATCATCATGTGCATCGTGATGACGGCTTCCATCTGGGCCATGGAGCTCAAGATGATGCGAGCCGTCGCCGCCACCGTCGCCGTGGTCTTCTATCTCT TTATGTTCTACAGCATCATATTCGTGCAAGCTGAGAAGCGGAAGATCTTCTCAACAACGACGCCCACAACGACAACAACGACGCCGTGCCCCTGGTGTCCCACCTGCACGACGCCAAAGTGCACCACACCCAAGAAGAAGAAACTCCTGCGCACGGTCGAGCTGATGCTGCTGCATAGCTCTGAGACGACATCTACGGAGAAAAACACGCTCTCACACGAGCTGATAGTGGAAGAGGAGATCACGACGAAGAAAACCATTCGCATGTTGGAATTGATGCTTCTGGATCGCTTACGGTGA
- the LOC125231609 gene encoding 39S ribosomal protein L52, mitochondrial produces the protein MNILTKKASLNLPLAFLNRSFSCTSALEIKQWRVSKGLPVNRNAEGILTDGPDYTFLDGRPTPLLHKQKLRMEKQQDYASRIVQLSSELDFAKQRYQNIQKAKEEERQRILNNRLKAKGAALK, from the exons ATGAATATCTTAACTAAAAAGGCGTCATTAAATCTCCCACTCGCAT tCCTAAACCGCAGTTTTAGCTGCACTTCAGCACTGGAAATAAAGCAATGGCGTGTCAGCAAAGGTTTGCCCGTAAACCGAAACGCCGAGGGCATCCTTACTGATGGACCGGATTATACTTTCTTGGATGGCCGACCTACACCTTTGCTG catAAACAAAAACTCCGCATGGAAAAGCAACAAGATTATGCATCCCGGATAGTTCAGCTCAGCTCAGAACTGGACTTCGCTAAACAGAGATACCAGAACATTCAGAAAGCTAAAGAGGAAGAGAGACAAAGAATATTGAACAACAGGTTAAAAGCGAAGGGGGCAGCTTTGAAGTAG